A single region of the Candidatus Methanomethylicota archaeon genome encodes:
- a CDS encoding trypsin-like peptidase domain-containing protein, translating to MNSKELALALFMLIIGSYIGYSISYYNFQNLLSEIKLLQNKISSLESKSYVVVYQNNFSLPDIYDYVKNSVVMIKGLVPAISILGTVYYQEVIGSGFIVNLTGYPLVVTNFHVVNKIVNGCIVFFDGEAYPFDVIGSDKYSDLAILKPYAPEEKLIPLNVVSSSTLRIGDIVFAIGNPFGFQSTLSSGIVSQLGRAITIETTSGYLLADLIQITVPINPGNSGGPLLDIYGRVVGITTAIIENAQNVGFAIPSDTLIREIKDLVTKGYYEHPYIGISGIDVDYIIAKSIGINYTYGVLIQSVVKGGPADKAGLRGGSKPINIAGRQIYADGDIIISIDGNSIKNMENLASYLVRNTVPNQKINVTIIRSGEILTIPVILGVRP from the coding sequence ATGAATTCAAAAGAACTTGCACTTGCTCTTTTTATGTTAATAATAGGTAGTTATATTGGTTATTCCATATCTTACTATAATTTTCAAAATTTATTATCTGAAATAAAATTACTACAAAATAAAATATCTTCTCTTGAATCCAAAAGTTATGTAGTAGTTTATCAAAATAATTTTTCATTACCTGATATTTATGATTATGTCAAAAATTCTGTTGTAATGATTAAAGGCTTAGTTCCTGCAATTTCCATACTTGGTACTGTTTACTATCAAGAAGTTATAGGTTCTGGTTTTATAGTAAATTTAACTGGTTATCCACTTGTAGTAACAAACTTTCATGTTGTTAATAAAATTGTTAATGGGTGTATAGTTTTCTTTGATGGAGAAGCTTATCCTTTTGATGTAATTGGATCAGATAAGTATAGTGATTTAGCAATATTAAAACCATATGCACCTGAAGAAAAACTCATTCCATTAAATGTAGTTTCTTCTTCAACATTGAGAATTGGAGACATTGTATTTGCAATTGGAAATCCTTTTGGTTTTCAATCTACTTTATCTTCAGGAATAGTTAGTCAATTAGGAAGAGCTATAACTATAGAGACTACTAGTGGTTATCTTTTAGCTGATTTAATACAAATCACTGTTCCTATAAATCCTGGAAATTCTGGCGGCCCTCTTCTTGATATTTATGGAAGAGTTGTTGGTATAACAACAGCTATAATTGAAAATGCACAAAATGTTGGATTCGCAATTCCATCAGATACTTTAATAAGAGAAATTAAAGATTTAGTTACAAAAGGTTATTATGAACATCCATATATTGGTATAAGTGGGATTGATGTTGATTATATAATTGCAAAATCCATAGGAATCAATTATACATATGGAGTACTTATTCAATCTGTAGTTAAAGGAGGTCCTGCAGATAAAGCTGGATTAAGAGGAGGATCAAAGCCAATCAATATTGCTGGAAGGCAAATATATGCAGATGGGGATATTATAATCTCCATAGACGGAAATTCAATAAAAAATATGGAAAATCTTGCTTCATATCTTGTAAGAAATACCGTTCCCAATCAAAAAATAAATGTTACAATAATAAGAAGTGGTGAAATTCTTACAATTCCAGTAATACTTGGAGTTAGGCCATGA
- a CDS encoding DUF2117 domain-containing protein has product MKICLRFHMSKIFESGWAERILTLLKKYGDVIAITSGTITTISMMDFGLKGIKILKERFVNWINKENFDLIISATHASSLERMLADCWHLYKKINLPIIGIEVNNKVVAYWKNVKKIAEEISNDLNFKLMEGIDYGETFWIENEIEYRKILAVEPGDWILVNGIIIGKVIEKDLIFVCKNGKILDIRGGIIKENGIKKLEKIDLRSAKIDTIKILRDEVKNRASLEYISKEKIAFINHAGYDILRILDEGICCAVTVGDDTTTIVGDILERFNIPIIGIVDEDKDGLIKGAKFHPNSIILKVENDDDFGNIIYKKIFNEKQIIEGNFEWIKNKILELYGAPTGI; this is encoded by the coding sequence ATGAAAATCTGTTTAAGATTTCACATGTCTAAAATATTTGAATCAGGGTGGGCTGAAAGAATTTTAACTTTGCTTAAAAAATATGGAGATGTAATTGCAATTACTTCAGGAACTATAACTACTATTTCAATGATGGATTTTGGGCTTAAAGGAATTAAAATATTAAAAGAAAGATTTGTTAATTGGATTAATAAAGAGAATTTTGACTTAATTATAAGTGCAACTCATGCTTCTTCTTTAGAAAGAATGCTTGCAGATTGTTGGCATTTATATAAGAAAATAAATTTACCAATAATTGGTATAGAGGTAAATAATAAAGTAGTTGCATATTGGAAAAATGTTAAAAAAATAGCTGAAGAAATTTCTAATGATTTAAACTTTAAGTTAATGGAAGGTATTGATTATGGTGAAACTTTTTGGATAGAAAATGAAATAGAATATAGAAAAATATTAGCTGTAGAACCAGGAGATTGGATATTAGTTAATGGAATAATTATTGGAAAAGTCATTGAAAAAGATTTAATTTTTGTATGTAAAAATGGTAAAATATTAGATATAAGAGGAGGAATTATAAAAGAAAATGGAATTAAAAAATTAGAGAAAATTGATTTAAGAAGTGCTAAAATTGATACTATAAAAATTTTAAGAGATGAAGTAAAAAATAGAGCATCTTTAGAATATATCTCTAAGGAAAAAATAGCTTTTATAAATCATGCTGGTTATGATATTTTAAGAATTTTAGATGAAGGTATATGTTGTGCTGTAACTGTAGGAGACGATACTACTACAATTGTTGGAGATATACTAGAGAGATTTAATATTCCAATTATTGGAATAGTAGATGAAGACAAAGATGGATTAATTAAGGGAGCGAAATTTCATCCAAATTCAATTATTTTAAAAGTTGAAAATGATGATGATTTTGGAAATATTATTTATAAAAAAATTTTTAATGAAAAACAAATAATTGAAGGTAATTTTGAATGGATTAAAAATAAAATTTTAGAACTTTATGGCGCCCCGACCGGGATTTGA
- a CDS encoding glycosyltransferase yields the protein MVEVSIIIPTYNEEKNIARTLYYILNQTIPREKYEIIIVDGGSKDKTIEVASKYADKIIFQKSKGVGGARNDGAAIANGKILIHTDADVIVEKNWIEKILNKFSNGVIAVCGPDEPLENDVKLKILYNIINIISYIAAKLGIIWTRGTNTAVLKKAFLLIGGYKDYPICDDGELGIRLKKIGKIIYANDIKVKASARRFKKHGILKVLIEWARGDILVLIGRRPVGKYHKEKYF from the coding sequence ATGGTTGAAGTATCTATTATAATTCCAACTTATAATGAAGAAAAAAACATAGCACGTACATTATACTATATTTTAAATCAAACAATCCCTAGAGAAAAATATGAAATAATTATAGTAGATGGTGGAAGTAAAGATAAAACAATAGAAGTAGCATCAAAATATGCTGATAAAATAATATTTCAAAAAAGTAAAGGTGTAGGAGGAGCAAGAAATGATGGAGCTGCAATTGCTAATGGAAAAATTTTAATTCATACTGATGCTGATGTTATTGTTGAAAAAAATTGGATAGAAAAAATATTGAATAAATTTTCTAATGGAGTTATAGCAGTTTGTGGTCCAGATGAACCTTTAGAAAATGATGTAAAACTAAAAATACTATATAATATAATAAATATTATATCATATATTGCAGCTAAATTAGGAATTATTTGGACAAGGGGTACAAATACTGCTGTATTAAAAAAGGCATTTTTACTTATTGGAGGATACAAGGATTATCCTATATGTGATGATGGAGAATTAGGAATTAGATTAAAAAAAATTGGAAAAATTATTTATGCAAATGATATAAAAGTTAAAGCTTCAGCTAGAAGATTTAAAAAACATGGAATTTTAAAAGTCCTTATTGAATGGGCTAGAGGAGATATCTTAGTATTAATAGGAAGGAGGCCTGTAGGAAAATATCATAAAGAAAAATATTTCTAA